Proteins from a single region of Drosophila biarmipes strain raj3 chromosome 3R, RU_DBia_V1.1, whole genome shotgun sequence:
- the LOC108031386 gene encoding mitogen-activated protein kinase kinase kinase 4 isoform X3: MRPRRVEYRVKPSRAQPVTGVRIGALEEDMPPEDELAAHYEAFGTTPPRTRLKIKNRDWERKQKVVNVTASADLPASVGGTPKKGMTRMARSRVLRRNTMDCALLNEMFVNEENKRTDKRLQSLLRDSEREMKNSLATTAVAPPRGNSFHETAHPLESMDQIMPLSSEAMAPLPMRIASKVVESCNRYRCVSSRPIGYRSSAPPLAFAAQLPAGMLRSDGRATAGLGIRKDFHETFANLIKLGSVDRQDAKLSQEEHTWQTELKDLIWLELQAWQADRTVEQQDKYLFEARQGVSELLTHIINYKFQPRYRREPSLISLDSGIHSDSNSNASSPLPSKMCQGCMSLYCKDCMDNQELALREVEGMLTRLEAAEALYPSSQAMGALHPIYKSQSFVGRIKSMCLWYNITKQNKLKLSILGKILARLQDEKFSWPVCTSSYIATDSGSSSASGVENDDSAVNSMDSSKPPSVAGSASRKGCRNGSVTACHKVQFMLNDAAHVPGETSSSNESASTEISQVSSECSHGHMRKGSMHDINIFSVEPLGTCSNNGTGEQSTGLYRKFIENVLKSRGLAKSLAFLHKLHNVALYKAHIALEKPGVGDLDYDLDAESIEEDVPRLDPHISREQVVELRTYGYWSEEAQSINLPSYIPTFVFLSGIPLQFMHEFLRMRLETRPVRPNPLSLEQLMKELREGLTLALTHRERYQRHITTALVENETEMGSYISILNHYDATVRKTFELYLEYIDQLVLVAVPEGNQKSVLEKEWMFTKLISPMIKGMHTLASQKFCGIISKLLRNISERLVKRTVELDQQIEGTNENEDNEEVKWKLLTICRETQSLLTVERERSIKVLFFAKTFCRDVETTDFHREHYEHDVANQQHDFICSDVKAAFKLLQQDVLQVRNKLTAIIEGVQKRCCLSNMRDLDEQDKQAVLSRTREILHQGYKFGFEYHKDVIRLFEQKIMDQKDSGAHTVDLALGIIAYAKMWMHFVMERCERGRGMRPRWASQGLEFLILACDPQITQHLDDGEFEALKQQMDRCISHVIGITSEPEKVAKKKASPRTRKTSSPATSRSRTPTRTPMSAGMVLNPNTPPLQSPPYNKLLHPQFSLKEDLLQQSGNTYSSVDSADYVDTPCQRSPNGELRLLVPQTPPTPACSGKGSIETTPLALRQERVRDAVNRLDMDLEDGLRERRLIGQVKSLNSSDKVHIRARSVHFRWHRGIKIGQGRFGKVYTAVNNNTGELMAMKEIAIQPGETRALKNVAEELKILEGIKHKNLVRYYGIEVHREELLIFMELCSEGTLESLVELTGNLPEALARRFTAQLLAGVSELHKHGIVHRDIKTANIFLVDGSNSLKLGDFGSAVKIQAHTTVPGELQGYVGTQAYMAPEVFTKTNSDGHGRAADIWSVGCVVVEMASGKRPWAQFDSNFQIMFKVGMGEKPQAPESLSQEGHDFIDHCLQHDPKKRLTAVELLEHNFCKYGRDECSSEQLQMQVRGSFRRNVASSS, translated from the exons ATGCGGCCCAGGAG AGTGGAGTACCGCGTGAAGCCCTCGCGGGCGCAGCCAGTGACAGGAGTTCGGATAGGAGCCCTCGAGGAGGACATGCCGCCGGAGGATGAGTTGGCCGCCCACTATGAGGCGTTCGGCACCACCCCGCCCCGCACCAGGCTCAAAATCAAAAACCGCGACTGGGAACGCAAGCAGAAGGTGGTCAATGTGACGGC TTCCGCAGATCTACCCGCCAGTGTGGGCGGCACCCCCAAAAAGGGCATGACCAGGATGGCTCGATCCCGTGTCCTGCGGCGCAACACCATGGACTGCGCCCTGCTAAACGAGATGTTCGTCAACGAGGAGAACAAGCGGACAGACAAGCGGCTGCAGTCGCTGCTCCGCGATTCGGAGCGGGAGATGAAGAACTCGCTGGCCACGACGGCGGTGGCTCCTCCGCGGGGCAACAGCTTCCACGAGACTGCCCATCCCCTGGAGTCCATGGACCAGATCATGCCGCTCAGTTCGGAGGCGATGGCTCCGCTCCCCATGCGGATTGCCTCCAAGGTGGTGGAGAGCTGCAATCGCTACCGTTGTGTTTCCTCACGTCCAATTGGCTATCGCTCCTCGGCGCCGCCGCTGGCCTTTGCCGCACAACTTCCCGCCGGGATGCTGAGGAGCGATGGAAGGGCCACGGCGGGATTGGGCATACGAAAGGACTTCCACGAGACGTTCGCAAACCTGATCAAGCTGGGCAGCGTGGATCGACAGGATGCCAAGCTGTCGCAGGAGGAGCACACCTGGCAGACGGAGTTGAAGGATCTCATCTGGCTGGAGCTGCAGGCGTGGCAAGCCGACAGAACGGTGGAACAGCAAGACAAGTACCTCTTCGAAGCGCGACAGGGCGTTTCCGAACTCCTCACACACATCATCAACTACAAGTTCCAGCCGCGTTACCGCCGAGAGCCGAGTTTGATAAGCCTGGACAGCGGTATTCATTCCGACAGCAACTCTAATGCTAGCT CTCCGCTGCCCAGCAAGATGTGCCAAGGCTGTATGTCCTTGTACTGCAAGGATTGCATGGATAATCAGGAGTTGGCTCTGCGCGAAGTTGAGGGCATGCTAACGCGACTGGAAGCTGCTGAAGCCCTGTACCCCTCGTCCCAGGCCATGGGCGCCCTGCATCCCATTTACAAGTCACAGAGCTTTGTGGGCCGCATCAAGTCCATGTGCTTATGGTATAACATTACCAAGCAAAACAAGTTGAAGCTCAGTATTCTGGGGAAGATTTTGGCTCGCCTGCAGGATGAGAAGTTCTCTTGGCCGGTCTGCACTTCATCCTACATCGCCACCGACAGCGGCAGTTCATCTGCCTCGGGAGTGGAGAACGATGATTCGGCTGTTAACTCGATGGATTCCTCCAAACCGCCCAGTGTGGCAGGATCGGCTTCGCGCAAGGGTTGTCGCAACGGAAGTGTCACGGCCTGCCACAAGGTGCAGTTCATGCTTAACGATGCAGCCCATGTGCCCGGCGAGACATCGAGCAGTAATGA ATCTGCCTCCACGGAGATCAGCCAGGTGTCCAGCGAGTGCTCACACGGCCACATGCGCAAGGGATCCATGCACGACATTAACATCTTTAGTGTGGAGCCATTGGGAACTTGCAGCAATAATGGCACAGGAGAGCAGTCCACGGGGCTGTATCGCAAGTTCATCGAAAACGTGCTCAAAAGCCGGGGATTGGCTAAGTCCTTGGCCTTTCTCCACAAGCTGCATAACGTGGCCTTGTACAAGGCACACATTGCCCTGGAGAAACCTGGAGTCGGGGACCTTGATTACGACTTGGACGCCGAGTCCATTGAGGAGGATGTGCCCAGGCTAGATCCGCACATCAGCCGGGAACAGGTCGTGGAGCTGCGGACCTACGGCTACTGGAGCGAGGAGGCGCAATCAATTAATCTGCCCTCGTACATTCCCACCTTTGTATTTCTGAGCGGCATTCCGTTGCAGTTCATGCACGAGTTCCTCCGCATGCGCCTGGAAACACGACCAGTGCGACCCAATCCCCTGAGTCTGGAACAGCTGATGAAGGAACTTAGAGAGGGCCTGACCCTGGCACTGACCCACCGAGAGCGCTACCAGCGGCACATTACCACGGCGCTGGTGGAGAACGAGACGGAAATGGGCAGCTACATTAGCATTCTGAACCACTATGATGCGACGGTGCGAAAGACTTTCGAGCTGTACCTGGAGTACATCGATCAACTGGTGCTGGTTGCCGTGCCGGAGGGAAACCAGAAGTCCGTGCTGGAGAAGGAGTGGATGTTCACCAAGCTCATCAGTCCCATGATCAAGGGCATGCACACGTTGGCATCTCAGAAATTCTGTGGCATCATCAGCAAACTGTTGCGGAACATTTCGGAACGACTGGTGAAGCGCACCGTGGAGCTGGACCAGCAGATCGAGGGTACCAACGAGAACGAAGACAACGAGGAGGTCAAGTGGAAGCTGCTCACTATATGTCGGGAAACGCAATCGCTGCTCACCGTCGAGCGGGAGCGCTCCATCAAGGTGCTCTTCTTCGCCAAGACCTTCTGTCGCGACGTGGAGACGACGGACTTCCATCGCGAGCACTACGAGCATGACGTGGCCAATCAGCAGCACGATTTCATTTGCTCGGACGTGAAGGCAGCGTTTAAACTACTGCAGCAGGACGTTCTGCAGGTGCGCAACAAGCTGACGGCGATCATTGAGGGCGTGCAGAAGCGATGCTGCTTGAGCAACATGCGTGACTTGGACGAGCAGGACAAGCAGGCTGTGCTATCGCGGACCCGCGAAATCCTCCATCAGGGCTACAAGTTCGGGTTCGAGTACCATAAGGATGTAATCAGGCTGTTCGAACAAAAGATAATGGACCAAAAGGACAGCGGTGCCCATACGGTGGATCTGGCTTTGGGCATCATCGCTTACGCCAAGATGTGGATGCATTTCGTAATGGAGCGCTGCGAACGTGGGCGTGGAATGCGCCCCCGCTGGGCGTCCCAGGGTCTGGAGTTCCTGATTCTTGCCTGTGATCCGCAAATCACCCAGCACTTGGACGATGGCGAGTTCGAGGCGCTCAAGCAGCAGATGGATCGGTGTATTTCGCACGTAATTGGCATCACCTCGGAGCCCGAAAAGGTGGCCAAGAAGAAGGCGTCGCCGCGGACCCGCAAGACCTCGTCGCCGGCCACCTCGCGCTCCCGGACGCCCACTCGGACTCCGATGTCCGCTGGCATGGTGCTTAATCCGAATACGCCCCCTCTGCAGTCGCCGCCGTATAACAAACTTCTGCATCCGCAGTTCAGCTTAAAGGAGGATCTGTTGCAGCAGTCTGGAAACACGTACAGTTCCGTTGATAGTGCAGACTATGTGGACACTCCGTGCCAAAGGAGTCCTAATGGCGAGCTGCGCCTGCTGGTGCCCCAGACGCCACCGACGCCTGCCTGCTCTGGAAAGGGCAGCATAGAGACTACACCGCTGGCATTGCGGCAGGAAAGAGTTCGAGATGCCGTGAACCGTTTGGACATGGATCTAGAGGACGGACTGCGCGAACGCAGGTTGATTGGTCAGGTGAAGTCCCTCAATTCCAGCGACAAAGTGCACATAAGGGCACGTAGCGTCCACTTCCGCTGGCATCGTGGCATAAAGATCGGCCAGGGGCGCTTCGGCAAGGTGTACACGGCGGTCAACAACAACACGGGGGAGCTGATGGCCATGAAAGAGATCGCCATCCAGCCGGGCGAGACGCGGGCGCTGAAGAACGTGGCCGAAGAGCTGAAGATCCTGGAGGGAATCAAGCACAAAAACCTGGTGCGCTACTACGGCATCGAGGTGCACCGCGAAGAGCTGCTCATCTTCATGGAGCTCTGCTCAGAGGGAACCCTGGAGTCACTGGTGGAGCTCACTGGTAATCTGCCTGAGGCTCTGGCACGTCGCTTCACCGCCCAGCTACTTGCCGGCGTGTCTGAGCTCCACAAGCACGGCATCGTGCACCGCGACATCAAGACTGCAAACATCTTCCTCGTCGACGGGAGCAACAGCCTGAAACTGGGCGATTTCGGCTCCGCGGTCAAGATCCAGGCGCACACCACCGTGCCCGGCGAGCTGCAGGGCTACGTGGGCACGCAGGCTTACATGGCGCCAGAGGTGTTTACCAAGACCAACAGCGATGGCCATGGCAGAGCCGCCGATATCTGGTCGGTGGGCTGTGTGGTTGTAGAGATGGCCTCGGGCAAG CGTCCCTGGGCCCAGTTTGACTCCAACTTCCAGATCATGTTTAAAGTGGGCATGGGCGAGAAGCCGCAGGCACCGGAGAGTCTCTCCCAGGAGGGACACGACTTCATCGACCACTGTCTGCAGCACGATCCCAAGAAGCGTTTGACGGCAGTGGAACTGCTGGAGCACAATTTTTGCAAG TACGGTCGCGACGAATGCAGCAGCGAGCAGTTGCAGATGCAGGTGCGGGGCTCCTTCCGGCGGAACGTGGCGAGCAGCAGCTAA